Proteins encoded within one genomic window of Ammonifex degensii KC4:
- a CDS encoding ABC transporter permease: MKELYLYREMLRNLVAKELRARYKGSVLGFFWTFLNPLLMLVVYSLVFSFVMRAQMQNYAMFLFVGLLPWNYLANSLIQGTASLVHNASLVKKIYFPREVLPLSVVLANLVNYLLSLFILIPALLIFKVKLTAALVAFPLVLLVQTLLVIPLTLLVSVATVYFRDLQHIMGILTMAWFFLTPVLYPSEIIPPELKPLFNLNPAAPIIEAYQAVFFYGRWPDWASLGWLALGGIFFLVLGFRLFDRFQRRVAEEI, from the coding sequence ATGAAGGAGCTCTACCTTTACCGCGAGATGCTCAGAAACCTGGTGGCCAAGGAGCTGCGGGCGCGCTACAAGGGCTCGGTGCTGGGCTTTTTCTGGACCTTCTTAAATCCCTTACTCATGCTGGTGGTGTACTCCCTGGTCTTCTCCTTCGTCATGCGGGCCCAGATGCAGAATTACGCCATGTTCCTCTTCGTCGGGCTCCTGCCCTGGAACTACCTAGCCAACTCGCTGATCCAGGGAACGGCCAGCCTGGTACACAACGCCTCTCTGGTGAAGAAGATTTATTTCCCCCGCGAGGTGCTGCCCCTCTCGGTGGTCCTGGCCAACCTGGTCAACTACCTTTTGAGCCTTTTCATCCTCATTCCGGCCCTGCTGATCTTTAAGGTCAAGCTGACAGCGGCGCTGGTGGCCTTTCCTTTGGTTTTGCTGGTGCAGACGCTTCTGGTAATACCCTTAACTTTGCTGGTGTCGGTGGCCACCGTCTACTTCCGGGACCTCCAGCACATCATGGGCATCCTGACGATGGCCTGGTTTTTCCTCACCCCTGTTCTTTATCCTTCCGAGATCATACCGCCGGAGCTGAAGCCCCTTTTTAACCTCAATCCGGCTGCTCCCATCATTGAGGCCTACCAGGCCGTGTTCTTCTACGGGCGCTGGCCCGACTGGGCCTCTTTGGGCTGGCTTGCCTTAGGAGGGATCTTTTTCCTGGTGCTGGGGTTCCGGCTTTTCGATCGTTTCCAGCGGCGGGTGGCAGAGGAGATATGA
- a CDS encoding glycosyltransferase family 4 protein: MMDDVTIRVLILTRPEVFKYFGGEAVQIRETSKALAKLGVSVDVSTDLRPDCSPYDVVHLFNLTMVAETYVQARHAWKQGKPLVLSPIYCTWDEFERLGRRGFLRWINRLLPSVEARQRLKAFAKAFLAENHSAHWLQFVKGYRREQKEILRMVDVILPNCRCEAEAIEREFGRHGAEIQVVPNGVDPLWVEEVSPTPFVDRYGLHDFVLCVGRIDERKNQVALIKALADTGIRLVFIGGLSPRHNAYNREFLELVSRYSNVHYLGQLDHKMVLSAMKAARVHALPSWLETPGLTSLEAGLLGCRIVTTDRGGPPEYFGEMAWYCQPNDLASIRRAVLAAWEAEETPPLREHILANFTWDHAARMTLEGYRKALEKRGFGPSACAGRTLRKDRRETP; the protein is encoded by the coding sequence ATGATGGACGATGTAACAATACGTGTACTAATTCTAACGAGGCCTGAGGTTTTTAAGTATTTTGGCGGCGAGGCGGTGCAAATCAGAGAAACAAGCAAGGCCCTTGCTAAGCTGGGCGTTAGTGTAGATGTGAGTACTGACCTAAGGCCAGACTGCTCGCCATATGATGTAGTACATCTTTTCAATTTGACAATGGTGGCGGAAACGTATGTTCAGGCACGACATGCGTGGAAACAGGGAAAGCCTCTCGTCCTTTCGCCTATTTATTGCACCTGGGATGAGTTTGAACGGCTGGGTCGCCGGGGTTTCCTCCGCTGGATCAACCGGCTACTGCCATCAGTGGAAGCAAGACAACGGCTCAAAGCTTTCGCTAAAGCTTTCCTCGCAGAAAATCATTCTGCCCATTGGCTGCAGTTTGTAAAGGGCTACCGGAGGGAGCAAAAAGAGATACTAAGGATGGTGGATGTCATCCTCCCCAACTGCCGGTGCGAAGCTGAGGCCATCGAGAGGGAGTTCGGCCGACACGGCGCTGAGATCCAGGTGGTGCCGAACGGGGTGGACCCATTGTGGGTAGAGGAAGTATCACCAACACCTTTTGTTGATCGTTACGGCTTGCACGATTTTGTGCTTTGTGTGGGGCGGATCGATGAGCGGAAAAATCAAGTAGCGCTTATCAAAGCGCTAGCAGATACAGGTATAAGATTGGTATTTATCGGCGGGTTGTCACCACGGCACAACGCATATAACCGTGAATTTTTGGAGCTTGTTTCGAGATATTCAAATGTGCACTATCTCGGGCAACTGGATCACAAGATGGTGCTTTCTGCGATGAAAGCAGCGAGAGTGCATGCGCTGCCAAGCTGGCTGGAAACACCTGGGCTAACTAGCCTAGAGGCTGGCCTTCTCGGATGCCGCATTGTAACAACTGACCGGGGCGGGCCGCCTGAATACTTCGGTGAAATGGCATGGTATTGTCAGCCGAACGATCTGGCTTCCATCCGGCGGGCGGTACTTGCAGCGTGGGAGGCGGAGGAAACCCCGCCTTTACGAGAACATATCTTAGCCAATTTTACCTGGGATCACGCTGCGAGGATGACGCTCGAGGGATACCGGAAGGCACTGGAAAAACGGGGCTTTGGGCCTTCCGCATGCGCAGGAAGAACTCTCCGTAAAGATCGTCGCGAAACCCCTTAA
- a CDS encoding lysylphosphatidylglycerol synthase transmembrane domain-containing protein translates to MRAGEVMRAYYFTARTGSPLASSLSTIFVERVYDVFSLGLLLLLALAWGVRGVVPSKAELALLFVALICVGTAVIAGALTRHHLRAKDSRPLGFIMAGIREFARPLSQLRDGRTALILATLSVAAWFSNYLSLMVLLRGVANSLPEAALLLLLFVNMGLLIPSSPGALGVMQAAFWLALLPFGVSKEQSLALSLAYQGGLYLFTLAVGLPFFLLYRSEQPAPAPPTEQGC, encoded by the coding sequence TTGCGGGCAGGAGAAGTAATGCGGGCGTACTATTTCACTGCAAGGACCGGAAGCCCGCTGGCTTCGAGCCTTTCCACCATCTTTGTCGAAAGGGTCTACGATGTCTTCTCCCTGGGGCTTTTACTGCTTCTGGCTCTGGCCTGGGGAGTGCGAGGGGTTGTTCCCAGCAAAGCGGAACTGGCGTTACTTTTCGTAGCTCTCATCTGCGTTGGAACAGCAGTTATTGCGGGTGCGTTAACGCGGCACCATCTGCGTGCTAAAGACTCCAGACCTCTCGGGTTCATCATGGCCGGGATTCGGGAGTTTGCCCGGCCCCTGAGCCAGCTCCGGGATGGCAGAACCGCTTTAATTTTGGCTACCCTCAGCGTGGCAGCCTGGTTCAGCAACTACCTGTCGCTTATGGTCTTGCTCCGGGGTGTAGCTAATTCGCTGCCGGAGGCGGCGCTCCTGCTTCTTCTCTTCGTGAACATGGGGCTGCTTATCCCTTCTTCGCCGGGCGCCCTGGGAGTGATGCAGGCGGCCTTTTGGCTGGCCTTGCTTCCTTTTGGCGTATCGAAGGAGCAAAGCTTAGCCCTGTCCCTTGCCTACCAAGGCGGGCTCTATCTTTTCACGCTGGCGGTGGGCCTGCCCTTCTTCCTGCTTTACCGCTCTGAGCAACCTGCTCCGGCACCACCCACTGAGCAGGGTTGCTAA
- a CDS encoding glycosyltransferase family 4 protein produces the protein MAEPKAKVLFLATVYTHLAAFHLPFMRLLQEKGCEVHAAASPAEGRKEEVEAFGVRCWDIPFARSPYSLRNLKAFRELKQLLEAHRFALVHVHTPVAAFLGRYLARVTGQGPVLYTAHGFHFYKGAPLRNWLIYYPAERLAARWTDGLIVMNQEDFDNACRLGFKPGKNLFYVPGVGVELDRSGPSGPPEKSIRAELGLAPEEVVVTCVAEMSRDKNHGLLLAAWKELASRRSGCHLILVGTGVLLSRWQEKVRAERVPRVHFLGYRRDVPQILRESDLAVLTSRREGLSRFIMEAMAAGLPVVATDVRGCRDLVEHGKTGFLVKLGDVEGLAGTLERLIQDRELRETLGRAGREKIRAFSLDRVLKEMEAIYTHFLSGVAS, from the coding sequence ATGGCTGAACCGAAGGCCAAAGTTTTGTTTCTCGCCACTGTCTACACCCACCTGGCTGCATTCCACCTTCCCTTCATGCGGCTCCTGCAGGAGAAGGGCTGTGAGGTCCACGCGGCGGCCTCTCCCGCCGAAGGCAGGAAGGAAGAAGTGGAGGCCTTCGGAGTCAGGTGCTGGGATATACCCTTCGCCCGCTCGCCCTACAGCCTCAGAAACCTGAAGGCCTTCCGGGAACTTAAGCAGCTGCTAGAAGCCCACCGCTTCGCCCTCGTCCACGTCCACACTCCGGTGGCGGCCTTCCTGGGGAGATACCTGGCCAGGGTTACTGGCCAGGGGCCGGTGCTCTACACCGCCCACGGCTTTCACTTTTACAAGGGAGCTCCCTTGCGCAACTGGCTGATTTACTACCCGGCCGAGCGCCTGGCCGCCCGCTGGACCGACGGCCTCATCGTTATGAACCAGGAAGACTTTGACAACGCCTGCCGCCTGGGCTTCAAGCCGGGCAAGAATCTTTTCTACGTCCCCGGCGTGGGGGTGGAGCTCGACCGCTCTGGCCCGTCCGGCCCGCCCGAGAAGAGTATACGGGCCGAGCTGGGACTGGCGCCGGAGGAGGTGGTCGTCACCTGCGTGGCGGAAATGAGCCGAGACAAAAATCACGGGCTGCTTCTGGCGGCGTGGAAGGAACTGGCCTCCCGCCGCAGTGGCTGTCATCTTATTCTGGTGGGGACCGGGGTGCTCCTTAGCCGGTGGCAGGAAAAGGTGAGAGCGGAACGCGTCCCCAGGGTGCACTTCTTGGGCTACCGCCGGGACGTACCTCAGATCCTGCGGGAGAGCGACCTGGCGGTTTTGACCTCCAGGCGCGAGGGCCTTTCTCGGTTTATCATGGAGGCCATGGCGGCGGGCCTGCCGGTGGTGGCCACCGATGTGCGCGGCTGCCGCGACCTGGTGGAACACGGAAAGACAGGCTTCCTGGTAAAGCTGGGCGACGTCGAAGGTCTGGCCGGCACCCTGGAGAGGCTTATCCAAGATAGGGAACTGCGTGAGACTTTGGGCAGGGCCGGCCGGGAAAAGATCAGAGCCTTTTCTCTGGACAGGGTCCTGAAAGAAATGGAGGCTATATACACGCACTTTTTGAGCGGGGTCGCGAGCTAG
- a CDS encoding glycosyltransferase family 4 protein, whose amino-acid sequence MAGYLRHCSSCRQVADLTDVVSLLHRRMLRFAPSWSAKVFGRVEARRLAFWEKRVARLVDLVLLVSPVDAAELARMTPRARIAVLPNGVDLDYFRPLPDPGKPVLIFWGHLRYPPNADGIVWFCREIFPKVREVLPDAELLVAGKAPPPEVVALGNLPGVKVVGYVPDLRPYLAQASLVVVPLRFGTGIRNKVLEALAAGRAIVSTPLGCEGLEVRPGVHLEVADDPQSFADAVINLLRSPTRRAYLAANGRKLVEQLYNWGTIGRKLRALIEN is encoded by the coding sequence ATGGCCGGGTATCTCCGGCACTGCAGTTCCTGCAGGCAGGTAGCCGACCTTACGGATGTGGTAAGCCTTCTGCACCGCCGGATGCTGCGCTTTGCGCCTTCGTGGTCGGCGAAGGTTTTCGGTAGAGTGGAGGCACGTCGCCTGGCATTCTGGGAGAAGCGGGTGGCGAGGTTGGTCGATCTGGTGCTCCTGGTGTCTCCGGTAGACGCGGCGGAGCTGGCCAGAATGACTCCGCGAGCGCGCATCGCCGTCCTGCCCAACGGGGTGGATTTAGATTACTTCCGGCCGCTCCCGGACCCCGGGAAGCCGGTTTTGATCTTCTGGGGCCACCTGCGCTACCCCCCCAACGCTGACGGCATCGTATGGTTCTGCCGAGAAATCTTTCCTAAAGTACGTGAGGTTTTGCCGGACGCAGAGCTGCTGGTAGCGGGGAAGGCGCCTCCTCCGGAGGTTGTGGCTTTGGGAAATCTGCCCGGCGTGAAGGTAGTGGGGTATGTTCCCGACCTGCGCCCGTATCTGGCCCAGGCTTCGCTGGTGGTGGTTCCTCTTCGTTTTGGTACTGGCATCCGGAACAAGGTGTTGGAGGCCCTTGCTGCGGGTCGAGCCATTGTTTCGACTCCGCTCGGCTGCGAAGGACTGGAGGTCAGGCCCGGCGTGCATCTGGAGGTCGCCGACGATCCCCAAAGCTTCGCTGATGCGGTGATTAATCTCTTGCGTAGCCCCACCCGGCGGGCCTATCTGGCAGCCAATGGCCGAAAACTAGTGGAACAGCTGTACAACTGGGGGACTATCGGGCGGAAGTTAAGAGCTCTAATAGAGAACTGA
- a CDS encoding type II toxin-antitoxin system VapC family toxin, whose product MVVIKYLVDTDWIVYFLRGKEPYVSILKQYRSDGLAVSIISVAELYEGVYRAPDPRAREQSLLDFLGSTTVLEVNFNIARTFGQLRAELRKQGLTVADMDLLIGSTAIFYDLILLTDNRKHYEKIPGIKMP is encoded by the coding sequence GTGGTAGTTATTAAGTACCTAGTTGACACTGATTGGATTGTTTATTTCTTACGTGGTAAAGAACCATATGTCTCTATTTTAAAACAGTACCGTTCGGATGGATTGGCAGTTAGTATTATTTCGGTCGCAGAACTCTATGAGGGGGTTTATCGAGCCCCTGATCCCAGGGCAAGAGAGCAAAGCTTGCTGGATTTTCTGGGGTCTACAACGGTGTTAGAAGTAAATTTCAACATAGCTCGTACTTTTGGACAACTTAGAGCAGAACTTAGGAAGCAGGGTTTGACAGTGGCCGATATGGATCTTCTGATTGGTAGCACGGCGATCTTTTATGACCTAATATTACTGACCGACAACCGCAAGCACTACGAAAAAATTCCCGGCATAAAAATGCCTTGA
- a CDS encoding O-antigen ligase family protein, translating to MGANLHKEPGKKSGSFLRRFPNLIVGLALTGISLGFLLRWEPAPCDVITAIALVTGVSFLKEGWRRLPRLLVVFLIAFILANMAGLVGILAFSSGLRFFSITLYLILFMVFINGLGSAHETFGELARRAYMFAAVVAAGLIWFAFLGLAFDNPEGVVWATRFLRPTGLFKDPNVAGSFLVAPLIFITCFILSPPSTRGSGSCYSYLLYLFLLSALLHTASRSAILAWGLGYITVLGFVRGKLLHKLQHLCATAGFLVLVAPFLYFSNSLTLTLGERVLPHMACVGTFIDRVGGCTAERLPAEQPSLLFEYDTGGRLYAWQAALRMWESRPLLGVGPGNFEVLSPGIERSLGARVITPSAHNTYLRILAENGIIGIMAFIAALVVTLVSALRTRRAREEPWLVVSFLALLLNGMFIDSLHFRHFWLIWALLLLSTRDSTSK from the coding sequence TTGGGTGCGAACCTGCACAAAGAACCAGGGAAAAAGAGTGGAAGTTTCCTTCGCAGGTTTCCCAACCTTATTGTGGGTCTTGCTTTGACCGGAATATCGCTTGGCTTTCTGTTGCGTTGGGAACCGGCGCCTTGTGATGTAATTACCGCTATTGCCCTGGTGACTGGGGTATCTTTTTTGAAGGAGGGCTGGAGACGCCTTCCACGACTGCTGGTTGTTTTTTTGATTGCTTTTATCTTAGCTAACATGGCTGGTCTAGTTGGGATCTTGGCGTTTTCTTCAGGTCTCCGGTTTTTTAGTATAACCTTATATCTCATTCTTTTTATGGTGTTTATCAACGGACTTGGTTCTGCGCATGAAACCTTCGGCGAGCTTGCGAGGCGGGCTTACATGTTTGCGGCCGTTGTGGCCGCTGGTCTGATTTGGTTTGCTTTTCTTGGACTTGCCTTCGATAATCCGGAGGGGGTTGTGTGGGCGACGCGCTTCCTACGGCCGACCGGGCTCTTCAAGGACCCTAATGTGGCAGGCTCCTTTCTTGTTGCGCCGCTTATTTTCATTACCTGCTTCATTTTATCCCCTCCTTCTACAAGGGGGTCGGGCTCTTGCTATTCGTACCTGCTTTATTTGTTCTTGCTTAGCGCTCTTCTTCATACCGCCAGCCGTTCTGCTATACTTGCTTGGGGTTTGGGGTACATTACGGTTCTCGGCTTCGTACGGGGGAAGCTTCTGCACAAGCTCCAACATCTTTGCGCAACCGCAGGTTTTTTAGTTTTAGTAGCCCCTTTCTTGTACTTCAGTAATAGTTTGACTCTTACGCTAGGAGAGAGGGTGTTGCCTCATATGGCTTGTGTTGGTACGTTCATTGATCGCGTTGGCGGTTGCACTGCTGAGCGCCTGCCTGCGGAACAACCAAGCCTCCTATTCGAATACGACACTGGTGGGCGTCTTTACGCATGGCAAGCCGCCTTGAGAATGTGGGAAAGCCGTCCTCTCCTTGGGGTTGGGCCGGGTAATTTTGAGGTGCTTTCTCCAGGGATTGAGAGAAGTTTGGGTGCTCGGGTCATCACGCCTTCCGCTCATAACACCTATTTGCGAATCCTAGCGGAAAACGGAATCATCGGCATAATGGCGTTTATCGCTGCGTTGGTTGTTACCCTTGTCTCAGCTCTGAGAACGCGAAGAGCGCGGGAGGAGCCCTGGCTGGTGGTAAGCTTTCTCGCCCTCCTGCTTAACGGGATGTTTATTGACAGCTTGCATTTCCGGCATTTTTGGTTGATTTGGGCGCTTTTGCTTTTGTCTACACGGGACAGCACGAGCAAATAG
- a CDS encoding ISLre2-like element ISAmde4 family transposase: MQIIKQIWEKFQRVAELTLKILEEGIDLLSFEEKLWQELKSLGKEILREVLEAKDAYLREHREKRPGWQVERRNDPKEVLTLFGLVSYKRTYYRHKETGERAYLIDRLVGYGPHTRVDPLVKAQVLEEAVELSYRKSGERVGKGSQEVVLSGEAVEKVVHDFIPEELPEPPNDKRRVKVLYVEADEDHVAGQDGKKYLPWLVYIHEGKEKVGKDRYRLKRPYYLGGLYSDTDELWFEVLSYIEGQYELSPVERTYLCGDGDRWIKKGLEFLPRSVFVLDLFHLDKYLVAALGRDSDGYREIWAALWDGDEVKVQAILRRAGKAAASPARKGAVRDCRCYIRQNWEGITAYRLYPEAQLGVSAEAHVSHLYSARLSSRPMAWSACGVDRMTRLRVAKANGVSLREQYVARWREGLKALEIDKAAIEEERQRLRKVSGEVFDNLPALRGPVTSLTRALKALSRNIDLLW, translated from the coding sequence ATGCAGATTATAAAGCAGATTTGGGAGAAGTTCCAGAGGGTAGCGGAGCTAACGTTAAAGATTCTGGAGGAAGGGATCGACCTTTTAAGCTTCGAGGAGAAGCTCTGGCAGGAGCTTAAAAGCTTAGGAAAAGAGATCCTGAGGGAAGTTTTGGAGGCAAAAGACGCTTATTTACGGGAGCACCGGGAAAAGCGGCCTGGCTGGCAAGTAGAGCGGAGGAATGATCCCAAGGAAGTGCTCACCCTTTTCGGTCTGGTCAGCTACAAGCGGACCTATTACCGGCACAAAGAGACTGGGGAGCGGGCATACTTAATAGACCGTTTGGTGGGTTACGGGCCGCATACGCGGGTTGACCCTCTGGTCAAGGCACAAGTTTTAGAAGAAGCAGTAGAGCTTTCTTACCGGAAAAGTGGGGAAAGAGTAGGGAAAGGTAGCCAGGAAGTTGTACTGAGTGGCGAGGCTGTGGAGAAGGTAGTGCACGACTTTATTCCTGAAGAGCTGCCCGAACCACCCAACGATAAGCGCCGGGTAAAGGTTCTTTATGTGGAGGCGGATGAAGACCACGTAGCAGGTCAGGACGGGAAGAAGTACTTACCCTGGCTGGTTTACATCCACGAGGGGAAAGAGAAGGTGGGGAAAGACAGATACAGACTCAAGCGGCCTTATTACTTGGGAGGGCTTTACTCAGATACGGATGAGCTGTGGTTCGAGGTGTTGAGCTACATCGAGGGGCAGTACGAATTATCTCCTGTGGAGCGGACTTATCTCTGCGGTGACGGAGACAGGTGGATAAAGAAAGGGCTGGAGTTTCTACCGAGGAGCGTTTTTGTCTTAGATCTTTTTCACCTGGACAAGTACCTGGTGGCTGCTTTGGGGCGTGATAGTGATGGTTATAGAGAGATTTGGGCGGCCTTATGGGATGGTGATGAGGTAAAGGTACAGGCGATTTTGCGGCGGGCAGGCAAAGCTGCGGCGAGTCCTGCACGGAAGGGAGCAGTACGGGATTGCCGATGTTACATCCGGCAGAACTGGGAGGGGATAACGGCATACCGGCTTTACCCGGAGGCGCAGTTAGGGGTGAGCGCGGAGGCGCACGTAAGCCACCTGTACTCGGCGCGGTTGTCGTCGCGGCCGATGGCCTGGAGTGCTTGTGGGGTAGACCGGATGACCCGGTTGCGGGTGGCGAAGGCGAATGGTGTTTCCTTGCGGGAGCAATATGTAGCCCGATGGAGGGAGGGCTTAAAGGCTTTAGAGATCGATAAGGCAGCCATTGAGGAAGAGAGGCAGAGGCTAAGGAAAGTATCGGGTGAGGTGTTCGATAATCTTCCCGCATTACGGGGTCCGGTAACATCATTAACCAGAGCCCTCAAAGCTTTGAGCCGGAACATCGATCTTCTCTGGTAG